One window of Carassius auratus strain Wakin chromosome 17, ASM336829v1, whole genome shotgun sequence genomic DNA carries:
- the mrps5 gene encoding small ribosomal subunit protein uS5m isoform X1, with product MAAVTRLCCVLRLSFEGLSTGVGALRALGGAAHLSHLASNRPPQYAPVVAALQQNRHSSFFNKLTADELWRGVLAESGAGARKGRGKRTKRKVKKDLNRGQNLGEGRAGYLWPGLNSPVYRDGSIQKPSQRGEAEQKEVTAALERQRDEWDKRRKTKIKRERGWTGYSWGGISLGPPDPGPNGETYEDFDSRVIEVKSVFNVTAKESRKRSISALVAVGNGNGAAGFALGKAADKNTALRKAKNRAMHYLYYIERYNNHTIYHDIESQFKRTTLRMNKQNKGYGLRCHRAVITLCKLIGIEDMYAKVDGSVNLLNITRALFHGLANQETHQNLADKKHLNVVEFRGEQGALPIVVARPQLGARKEPEVEDDVPNTRLHWADVKASQGVKRSVWAGVKRTIW from the exons ATGGCGGCGGTCACAAGGCTGTGCTGTGTCCTCCGGTTGTCATTTGAAG GCTTGTCAACAGGTGTCGGAGCTCTGAGAGCTCTAGGGGGCGCTGCTCACCTCTCCCATTTGGCAAGCAACCGTCCCCCCCAGTATGCTCCAGTCGTTGCCGCCCTGCAGCAGAACAGACATTCAAGCTTCTTCAACAAAT TGACAGCTGATGAGCTTTGGCGGGGTGTCTTAGCTGAGTCCGGCGCTGGAGCCAGAAAGGGAAGAGGAAAGAGAACCAAACGTAAAGTAAAAAAAGATCTCAACCGAGGCCAGAACCTTGGAGAAG GTCGTGCAGGCTACCTGTGGCCTGGTCTGAATTCTCCAGTGTATAGAGATGGGTCCATCCAGAAACCATCACAACGAGGAGAGGCAGAGCAGAAGGAGGTGACCGCAGCTCTGGAACGCCAGAGGGATGAATGGGACAAACGCAGGAAGActaagataaagagagagaggggcTGGACCGGCTACTCCTGGGGTGGGATCAGTCTGGGTCCGCCAGATCCAGGGCCTAAtggag aaacatATGAAGATTTTGATTCACGCGTGATAGAG GTCAAGAGTGTGTTTAATGTCACGGCCAAAGAAAGCAGGAAGAGATCCATCAGTGCTCTAGTCGCTGTGGGCAATGGAAATGGAGCCGCAG GGTTTGCACTGGGGAAAGCAGCAGACAAGAACACCGCACTTAGAAAA GCAAAAAACCGAGCCATGCATTATCTCTACTACATTGAGAGATACAACAACCACACCA TATATCATGACATTGAGTCGCAGTTTAAAAGGACCACACTCAGAATGAATAAACAGAACAAGG gatATGGTCTGCGTTGTCATCGGGCAGTAATCACTCTCTGTAAGCTGATTGGGATCGAGGATATGTATGCTAAAGTAGATGGTTCAGTTAACCTCCTCAACATAACCAGGGCTCTCTTCCACGGCCTGGCCAATCAG GAGACTCATCAGAATCTCGCTGATAAGAAGCATCTGAATGTTGTGGAGTTCAGGGGAGAACAAGGTGCTCTGCCGATCGTGGTGGCACGACCGCAGCTCGGTGCCCGTAAGGAACCTGAAGTGGAGGACGATGTGCCCAACACGCGTCTGCACTGGGCTGATGTGAAGGCCTCACAGGGTGTTAAGAGATCAGTGTGGGCAGGGGTTAAGAGGACCATCTGGTGA
- the LOC113117148 gene encoding myelin and lymphocyte protein-like: MAAATQQMSSLPSGLRVFSTVPDILYLPELVFGGLVWILVASTSVVPPNPLGWVMFVSIFCFVMTFLWLIIFACGGHKNSSAWATADFIYHLIAVVFYLSASVFLAYITVLFKDLSLVSLPVKYYKIDIAAVVFSYVTTLLYFIHCILSAVRWKSF; the protein is encoded by the exons ATGGCAGCGGCCACGCAGCAGATGTCTAGTCTGCCCAGCGGACTCCGGGTCTTTTCCACTGTACCGGACATCCTCTACCTTCCAGAGCTG GTTTTTGGAGGGCTAGTATGGATACTGGTGGCATCTACAAGTGTGGTACCGCCAAACCCTCTAGGATGGGTGATGTTTGTATCAATATTCTGCTTTGTGATGACCTTCCTCTGGCTCATCATCTTCGCCTGTGGAGGGCACAAAAACAGCAGTGCCTGGGCTACAGCG GACTTCATTTACCACCTGATTGCTGTTGTGTTTTATCTGAGCGCCTCAGTTTTCCTGGCATATATCACCGTACTCTTCAAAGATTTATCTTTAGTTTCACTTCCAGTCAAGTACTATAAAATCGACATTGCAGCTGTG gtgTTCTCGTATGTTACCACATTGCTTTACTTCATCCATTGCATCCTTTCTGCTGTGCGCTGGAAATCCTTCTAA
- the LOC113117147 gene encoding myelin and lymphocyte protein, translating into MFFTCTTDTMASSESMMPSGYKIFTTMPDILFIPEFVFGGLMWTLVASTKVEQANPQGWVMFVSLFCLLINTLWFFIFITGINQKSIWPSLDVGYHSFSVFFYLSAAVLLANVTIGKQGLDKLYQLDIAAVILCKKHHNTTVRQVMAFIVTLLYWILSAHRWKSS; encoded by the exons ATGTTTTTTACGTGTACCACAGACACAATGGCTTCCTCAGAGAGCATGATGCCCAGTGGCTATAAGATTTTCACCACAATGCCTGATATTCTCTTCATTCCAGAGTTT GTATTTGGTGGATTGATGTGGACACTAGTGGCCTCCACCAAAGTGGAACAAGCAAATCCTCAGGGCTGGGTGATGTTTGTGTCACTTTTCTGCCTCCTTATCAACACTCTCTGGTTCTTCATATTTATTACTGGCATAAACCAGAAAAGCATCTGGCCTAGCTTG GATGTAGGATATCATTCCTTCAGTGTATTCTTTTATCTGAGTGCTGCAGTGCTTTTGGCTAATGTCACTATCGGAAAACAAGGATTGGATAAACTGTACCAGCTAGACATTGCTGCCGTG ATCCTCTGcaaaaaacatcataatactACAGTCCGTCAG GTTATGGCATTTATTGTCACATTACTGTACTGGATCCTCTCTGCTCACCGATGGAAGTCCTCTTGA
- the mrps5 gene encoding small ribosomal subunit protein uS5m isoform X2: MAAVTRLCCVLRLSFEGVGALRALGGAAHLSHLASNRPPQYAPVVAALQQNRHSSFFNKLTADELWRGVLAESGAGARKGRGKRTKRKVKKDLNRGQNLGEGRAGYLWPGLNSPVYRDGSIQKPSQRGEAEQKEVTAALERQRDEWDKRRKTKIKRERGWTGYSWGGISLGPPDPGPNGETYEDFDSRVIEVKSVFNVTAKESRKRSISALVAVGNGNGAAGFALGKAADKNTALRKAKNRAMHYLYYIERYNNHTIYHDIESQFKRTTLRMNKQNKGYGLRCHRAVITLCKLIGIEDMYAKVDGSVNLLNITRALFHGLANQETHQNLADKKHLNVVEFRGEQGALPIVVARPQLGARKEPEVEDDVPNTRLHWADVKASQGVKRSVWAGVKRTIW; the protein is encoded by the exons ATGGCGGCGGTCACAAGGCTGTGCTGTGTCCTCCGGTTGTCATTTGAAG GTGTCGGAGCTCTGAGAGCTCTAGGGGGCGCTGCTCACCTCTCCCATTTGGCAAGCAACCGTCCCCCCCAGTATGCTCCAGTCGTTGCCGCCCTGCAGCAGAACAGACATTCAAGCTTCTTCAACAAAT TGACAGCTGATGAGCTTTGGCGGGGTGTCTTAGCTGAGTCCGGCGCTGGAGCCAGAAAGGGAAGAGGAAAGAGAACCAAACGTAAAGTAAAAAAAGATCTCAACCGAGGCCAGAACCTTGGAGAAG GTCGTGCAGGCTACCTGTGGCCTGGTCTGAATTCTCCAGTGTATAGAGATGGGTCCATCCAGAAACCATCACAACGAGGAGAGGCAGAGCAGAAGGAGGTGACCGCAGCTCTGGAACGCCAGAGGGATGAATGGGACAAACGCAGGAAGActaagataaagagagagaggggcTGGACCGGCTACTCCTGGGGTGGGATCAGTCTGGGTCCGCCAGATCCAGGGCCTAAtggag aaacatATGAAGATTTTGATTCACGCGTGATAGAG GTCAAGAGTGTGTTTAATGTCACGGCCAAAGAAAGCAGGAAGAGATCCATCAGTGCTCTAGTCGCTGTGGGCAATGGAAATGGAGCCGCAG GGTTTGCACTGGGGAAAGCAGCAGACAAGAACACCGCACTTAGAAAA GCAAAAAACCGAGCCATGCATTATCTCTACTACATTGAGAGATACAACAACCACACCA TATATCATGACATTGAGTCGCAGTTTAAAAGGACCACACTCAGAATGAATAAACAGAACAAGG gatATGGTCTGCGTTGTCATCGGGCAGTAATCACTCTCTGTAAGCTGATTGGGATCGAGGATATGTATGCTAAAGTAGATGGTTCAGTTAACCTCCTCAACATAACCAGGGCTCTCTTCCACGGCCTGGCCAATCAG GAGACTCATCAGAATCTCGCTGATAAGAAGCATCTGAATGTTGTGGAGTTCAGGGGAGAACAAGGTGCTCTGCCGATCGTGGTGGCACGACCGCAGCTCGGTGCCCGTAAGGAACCTGAAGTGGAGGACGATGTGCCCAACACGCGTCTGCACTGGGCTGATGTGAAGGCCTCACAGGGTGTTAAGAGATCAGTGTGGGCAGGGGTTAAGAGGACCATCTGGTGA